In a single window of the Dreissena polymorpha isolate Duluth1 chromosome 3, UMN_Dpol_1.0, whole genome shotgun sequence genome:
- the LOC127874020 gene encoding homeobox protein six1b-like isoform X2 encodes MDPYHYAVHFRQTNPPALGPFDLQGMLHEQSQVSGVGSPNPAMLPSFGFTQEQVACVCEVLQQGGNIDRLARFLWSLPACEHLHKNESVLKAKAVVAFHRGNFKELYKILESNPFSQHNHPKLQALWLKAHYIEAEKLRGRPLGAVGKYRVRRKFPLPRTIWDGEETSYCFKEKSRTVLREWYAHNPYPSPREKRELSEGTGLTTTQVSNWFKNRRQRDRAAEAKDREGIDKGSHGNLSLNSPMSSDVDKSGDSNDGLDGLNGDIKTEPDTPSSIYTDLQKALPGSNIMSSLDMQTGNAHHAHNAHNAHNTHTAHAQHQMSSMNNGSHHHDMGQILQEYQTL; translated from the exons TGCATTTTCGGCAGACCAATCCACCAGCCCTGGGCCCGTTCGACCTCCAGGGGATGCTCCACGAGCAGTCGCAGGTTTCCGGCGTCGGGAGCCCGAATCCGGCGATGCTGCCGTCGTTCGGGTTCACACAGGAACAGGTCGCCTGCGTGTGCGAGGTTCTTCAACAGGGAGGGAATATTGACCGCCTCGCGAGGTTCCTGTGGTCACTTCCGGCGTGTGAACATCTACATAAAAACGAGAGTGTGTTAAAAGCGAAAGCTGTGGTCGCGTTTCACCGTGGGAATTTTAAGGAACTGTATAAAATTCTGGAATCTAACCCGTTTTCTCAACATAATCATCCTAAATTGCAAGCGCTGTGGTTGAAAGCACATTATATTGAAGCTGAAAAGTTACGTGGTCGGCCGCTAGGGGCCGTCGGGAAGTACCGTGTCCGACGAAAGTTTCCCCTTCCCAGGACCATCTGGGATGGAGAGGAAACGAGTTATTGTTTCAAGGAAAAATCGCGAACAGTGTTAAGGGAATGGTATGCACACAATCCCTACCCCTCTCCCCGAGAAAAAAGGGAGCTGTCGGAGGGGACGGGGTTGACCACTACTCAAGTCAGCAACTGGTTTAAAAATCGTCGACAACGGGACAGAGCGGCGGAAGCGAAAGATCG AGAGGGAATCGACAAGGGTTCCCATGGAAACCTCAGCCTCAACTCCCCGATGTCGAGCGATGTCGACAAGAGTGGCGACAGCAACGACGGTCTCGACGGACTGAACGGCGACATCAAAACAGAGCCAGACACCCCAAGTAGCATCTACACCGACCTCCAGAAGGCGCTTCCGGGTAGCAATATTATGTCAAGCCTCGATATGCAAACCGGAAATGCGCATCACGCCCATAATGCGCACAACGCACACAACACGCATACCGCGCACGCGCAGCACCAGATGTCGTCTATGAACAATGGTTCCCACCACCACGATATGGGTCAAATTTTACAAGAGTATCAGACGTTATGA
- the LOC127874020 gene encoding homeobox protein six1b-like isoform X1 has protein sequence MIFGQERLVPYSYSDVDMYSVHFRQTNPPALGPFDLQGMLHEQSQVSGVGSPNPAMLPSFGFTQEQVACVCEVLQQGGNIDRLARFLWSLPACEHLHKNESVLKAKAVVAFHRGNFKELYKILESNPFSQHNHPKLQALWLKAHYIEAEKLRGRPLGAVGKYRVRRKFPLPRTIWDGEETSYCFKEKSRTVLREWYAHNPYPSPREKRELSEGTGLTTTQVSNWFKNRRQRDRAAEAKDREGIDKGSHGNLSLNSPMSSDVDKSGDSNDGLDGLNGDIKTEPDTPSSIYTDLQKALPGSNIMSSLDMQTGNAHHAHNAHNAHNTHTAHAQHQMSSMNNGSHHHDMGQILQEYQTL, from the exons atgattttCGGACAGGAGCGACTTGTACCGTATTCGTATTCAGACGTCGATATGTACTCAG TGCATTTTCGGCAGACCAATCCACCAGCCCTGGGCCCGTTCGACCTCCAGGGGATGCTCCACGAGCAGTCGCAGGTTTCCGGCGTCGGGAGCCCGAATCCGGCGATGCTGCCGTCGTTCGGGTTCACACAGGAACAGGTCGCCTGCGTGTGCGAGGTTCTTCAACAGGGAGGGAATATTGACCGCCTCGCGAGGTTCCTGTGGTCACTTCCGGCGTGTGAACATCTACATAAAAACGAGAGTGTGTTAAAAGCGAAAGCTGTGGTCGCGTTTCACCGTGGGAATTTTAAGGAACTGTATAAAATTCTGGAATCTAACCCGTTTTCTCAACATAATCATCCTAAATTGCAAGCGCTGTGGTTGAAAGCACATTATATTGAAGCTGAAAAGTTACGTGGTCGGCCGCTAGGGGCCGTCGGGAAGTACCGTGTCCGACGAAAGTTTCCCCTTCCCAGGACCATCTGGGATGGAGAGGAAACGAGTTATTGTTTCAAGGAAAAATCGCGAACAGTGTTAAGGGAATGGTATGCACACAATCCCTACCCCTCTCCCCGAGAAAAAAGGGAGCTGTCGGAGGGGACGGGGTTGACCACTACTCAAGTCAGCAACTGGTTTAAAAATCGTCGACAACGGGACAGAGCGGCGGAAGCGAAAGATCG AGAGGGAATCGACAAGGGTTCCCATGGAAACCTCAGCCTCAACTCCCCGATGTCGAGCGATGTCGACAAGAGTGGCGACAGCAACGACGGTCTCGACGGACTGAACGGCGACATCAAAACAGAGCCAGACACCCCAAGTAGCATCTACACCGACCTCCAGAAGGCGCTTCCGGGTAGCAATATTATGTCAAGCCTCGATATGCAAACCGGAAATGCGCATCACGCCCATAATGCGCACAACGCACACAACACGCATACCGCGCACGCGCAGCACCAGATGTCGTCTATGAACAATGGTTCCCACCACCACGATATGGGTCAAATTTTACAAGAGTATCAGACGTTATGA